A region from the Brevibacterium paucivorans genome encodes:
- a CDS encoding HesB/IscA family protein: MTAPATHGVELSTVAADKVRSLLEQEGRDDLRLRIAVQPGGCSGLIYQLYFDERMLDGDAVRDFDGVEVIVDRMSVPYLDGSTIDFSDTIEKQGFTIDNPNAQGSCACGDSFS; this comes from the coding sequence ATGACCGCACCTGCAACCCACGGTGTTGAACTTTCGACGGTTGCCGCCGACAAAGTCCGTAGCCTCCTTGAACAGGAAGGTCGCGACGACCTCCGTCTGCGCATTGCGGTACAGCCCGGTGGATGCTCTGGTCTCATTTACCAGCTCTACTTCGATGAACGCATGCTCGACGGTGACGCGGTCCGCGACTTCGACGGCGTCGAAGTCATTGTGGACCGCATGAGCGTTCCATACCTCGACGGCTCCACCATCGACTTCTCCGACACCATCGAAAAGCAAGGGTTCACCATCGACAACCCCAACGCGCAGGGATCCTGCGCGTGCGGTGACTCCTTCAGTTAA
- the aat gene encoding leucyl/phenylalanyl-tRNA--protein transferase, protein MDPRDLCCVSNELTVPGVLSAYRSGLFPMGVGEQGSGPIGWWSPVRRGVLFPGDLRVSKSLRKSVRKFEFSFDAAFPEVVDACADPDRPGAWITPQIRDLYRELHDRGVAHSVEVWKDGELTGGLYGVWLGKLFAGESMFHRVTDASKAALVELVRVLSDACGDAWIIDTQWQTPHLKSLGVSEIVAGKYRQRLELALQDVDFSGISHKSGS, encoded by the coding sequence ATGGACCCCAGGGACCTGTGTTGCGTCAGCAACGAACTCACGGTGCCTGGGGTTCTTTCTGCTTACCGCAGCGGTCTGTTTCCCATGGGGGTAGGCGAGCAGGGGAGTGGACCGATTGGGTGGTGGTCGCCCGTGCGCCGCGGTGTTTTGTTTCCGGGGGACTTGCGTGTGAGTAAGAGTCTGCGGAAGTCGGTGCGCAAGTTTGAGTTTTCTTTTGATGCCGCCTTTCCCGAGGTCGTTGACGCGTGCGCTGACCCCGACCGCCCAGGTGCATGGATTACGCCGCAGATACGCGACCTCTACCGCGAACTTCACGACCGAGGTGTTGCGCATTCGGTGGAAGTCTGGAAAGACGGCGAGCTTACAGGTGGCCTCTACGGCGTGTGGTTGGGGAAATTGTTCGCCGGCGAGTCGATGTTTCACCGGGTGACAGATGCGTCGAAGGCCGCTTTGGTCGAGCTAGTTCGCGTCCTTTCTGACGCGTGTGGAGACGCATGGATCATCGATACACAGTGGCAAACACCGCACCTCAAGAGCTTGGGCGTGTCGGAAATTGTTGCCGGGAAGTACCGCCAACGGCTTGAGTTAGCGCTACAAGATGTAGATTTTTCAGGAATTTCCCATAAATCGGGCAGTTAG
- a CDS encoding alpha/beta fold hydrolase, whose protein sequence is MDMVLVGGLWLTADVWESVVEELGKRGHRGIAVSLPGQGDDDATATLEDQLEAVTSAVTSVDRPLVVGHSAAASLAWMAADRVAEQVAGVVFVGGFPEADGATYADFFEPEDGWMRFPGWEKFEGPDSADMSAQQKRVTEQRMVGVPQGVSRATVSLDHEERFGLPVTVICPEFSPQDARDAIEGGDAPELAAAQRVELTDLDSGHWPMVSCPDRFAEVLSEVASTLQDA, encoded by the coding sequence ATGGACATGGTGTTGGTCGGTGGGTTGTGGCTGACCGCTGATGTGTGGGAGTCAGTGGTGGAGGAGTTGGGCAAGCGAGGACATCGAGGCATTGCGGTGTCCCTTCCTGGTCAAGGTGATGATGATGCTACCGCGACGTTGGAGGACCAGCTGGAGGCGGTGACGTCGGCGGTCACGAGTGTGGATCGCCCTTTGGTGGTGGGACATTCGGCGGCCGCATCGCTGGCGTGGATGGCGGCTGATCGGGTGGCTGAGCAGGTGGCTGGGGTGGTGTTCGTGGGGGGATTCCCCGAGGCTGATGGAGCGACGTACGCCGATTTCTTTGAGCCCGAAGACGGATGGATGCGGTTCCCGGGCTGGGAGAAGTTTGAGGGGCCCGATTCAGCGGACATGTCGGCACAGCAGAAGCGTGTGACCGAGCAGCGCATGGTGGGTGTGCCTCAGGGCGTGAGCCGAGCCACGGTCTCGTTGGATCATGAGGAGCGCTTTGGGCTCCCGGTGACGGTGATCTGTCCGGAGTTCTCTCCCCAGGATGCCCGCGATGCGATCGAGGGCGGGGACGCTCCCGAGCTTGCGGCTGCTCAGCGGGTCGAGCTGACCGACCTCGACAGCGGGCATTGGCCCATGGTGTCGTGCCCCGACAGGTTCGCCGAGGTGTTGAGTGAGGTCGCCAGCACCCTGCAGGACGCCTAA
- a CDS encoding DUF3043 domain-containing protein, translating into MLGVFGRKKDKATDAQEVEQNTAPEEPTVRDAEAKKNKPTPTRKEQEAKRKRSLVPDDRKEAKRKYRAEMAKQRDEARRGVLEGDERYLTARDKGPQRRYVRDFVDARFSIGELLIPVAVLVLLIGIFSNQQIQLYATIVVYGLFALIILDSIFLNYQLRGRMAQKFGGKENLERGLGFYATMRAIQLRVLRTPRAKVKRGEYPS; encoded by the coding sequence ATGTTGGGCGTGTTTGGACGGAAAAAAGACAAAGCGACGGACGCTCAAGAAGTTGAGCAGAACACGGCTCCTGAGGAGCCGACCGTTCGCGATGCCGAAGCTAAAAAGAACAAGCCCACGCCCACCCGCAAAGAGCAGGAAGCGAAGCGGAAACGCTCGCTGGTGCCCGATGACCGGAAAGAGGCGAAGCGCAAGTACCGTGCGGAAATGGCTAAACAGCGTGACGAAGCCCGCCGAGGTGTCCTCGAGGGTGACGAGCGCTACCTGACTGCCCGTGACAAAGGGCCGCAGCGACGCTACGTTCGTGACTTCGTGGACGCTCGGTTCTCGATTGGTGAGTTGCTCATTCCAGTGGCAGTGCTGGTTTTGCTCATCGGTATTTTCAGCAATCAGCAGATCCAGCTGTACGCGACAATCGTGGTCTACGGGTTGTTCGCACTGATCATCCTGGATTCGATCTTCCTCAACTACCAGCTCCGAGGGCGCATGGCCCAGAAGTTTGGTGGCAAGGAGAACCTGGAACGGGGTCTGGGATTCTACGCGACGATGCGCGCGATCCAGCTACGAGTTCTGCGCACTCCGCGCGCCAAGGTTAAGCGTGGCGAATACCCTTCGTGA
- the ctaD gene encoding cytochrome c oxidase subunit I — protein sequence MTAVANETQSVVHEPKVPKSLGKVIVNWMTSTDHKTIGYMYLIVSFLFFCIGGVMALLLRAELFAPGMQFIETKEQYNQLFTMHGTIMLLMFATPLFAGFANVIMPLQIGAPDVAFPRLNAFAFWLFLFGSLIACSGFLTPQGAASFGWTAYAPLSNTTYTPGIGGHLWVMGLAFQGFGTILGGVNFITTIITMRAPGMTMFRMSIFTWNTLITGILILMAFPPLAASLFALGADRIFGAHIFSPENGGPILWQHLFWFFGHPEVYVIALPFFGIVSEIFPVFSRKPIFGYKMLVYATVTIAALSISVWAHHMYVTGAVLLPFFAFMTMLIAVPTGVKIFNWIFTMYKGSLTFETPMLWSIGFLVSFVFGGLTGVILASPALDQQIADSYFVVAHFHYVIFGTVVFAMFAGFYFWWPKWTGKMLNETLGKIHFWLLFFGFHGTFLVQHWLGAEGMPRRYADYLPQDGWTFLNEVSTWGALLLALSMIPWFWNVWITARNAPKVTVDDPWGYGGSLEWATSCPPPRHNFTSLPRIRSERPAFDANHPELLELAGHPRDSYSLPAKNEGASK from the coding sequence ATGACTGCCGTGGCGAATGAAACGCAGTCGGTCGTACACGAACCTAAGGTGCCCAAGAGCTTGGGCAAGGTCATCGTCAACTGGATGACATCGACCGACCACAAGACCATCGGGTACATGTACCTGATCGTGTCGTTCTTGTTCTTCTGCATCGGTGGTGTGATGGCGCTGTTGCTTCGCGCAGAGCTTTTCGCACCAGGCATGCAGTTCATTGAGACAAAGGAACAGTACAACCAGCTGTTCACCATGCACGGAACGATCATGTTGCTCATGTTCGCAACGCCCCTTTTCGCAGGATTTGCGAACGTGATCATGCCTCTTCAGATCGGCGCTCCCGACGTGGCGTTCCCTCGCCTGAACGCATTTGCTTTCTGGCTGTTCCTGTTCGGTTCACTAATCGCGTGCTCAGGATTCTTGACCCCTCAGGGTGCGGCCTCGTTCGGGTGGACCGCTTACGCCCCGTTAAGTAACACCACGTACACGCCGGGTATTGGCGGACACTTGTGGGTCATGGGACTAGCTTTCCAGGGATTCGGCACCATCCTCGGTGGTGTGAACTTCATTACCACTATCATCACGATGCGCGCGCCTGGTATGACGATGTTCCGTATGTCGATCTTCACATGGAACACTCTCATCACCGGTATCCTCATTCTGATGGCGTTCCCTCCTTTGGCAGCTTCGCTGTTCGCTTTGGGAGCCGACCGCATTTTCGGTGCGCACATCTTCAGCCCAGAGAACGGTGGACCAATTCTTTGGCAGCACCTCTTCTGGTTCTTCGGACACCCCGAGGTCTACGTGATTGCGCTTCCGTTCTTCGGAATCGTGTCCGAGATCTTCCCGGTATTTAGCCGTAAGCCCATCTTCGGTTACAAGATGCTCGTGTACGCAACGGTCACCATCGCAGCCCTGTCGATTTCTGTATGGGCACACCACATGTACGTGACTGGTGCAGTTCTGTTGCCGTTCTTCGCGTTCATGACCATGCTCATTGCGGTTCCTACTGGTGTGAAGATCTTCAACTGGATCTTCACTATGTACAAGGGTTCACTGACGTTCGAAACGCCTATGCTGTGGTCAATCGGATTCCTGGTGAGCTTCGTGTTTGGTGGTCTCACCGGTGTGATCTTGGCCAGCCCTGCTCTTGACCAGCAGATCGCCGACTCGTACTTCGTTGTGGCTCACTTCCACTACGTGATTTTCGGAACCGTTGTGTTCGCCATGTTCGCTGGATTCTACTTCTGGTGGCCAAAGTGGACCGGAAAGATGCTGAACGAAACGCTCGGCAAAATCCACTTCTGGTTGTTGTTCTTTGGTTTCCACGGAACCTTCCTCGTCCAGCACTGGTTGGGTGCCGAGGGAATGCCACGTCGTTACGCAGACTACCTACCTCAGGACGGATGGACTTTCCTCAACGAGGTGTCCACATGGGGTGCATTGCTCCTGGCGCTGTCCATGATTCCGTGGTTCTGGAACGTGTGGATCACCGCACGCAACGCACCTAAGGTTACTGTCGACGACCCATGGGGTTACGGTGGATCACTTGAATGGGCGACCTCGTGTCCACCTCCACGCCACAACTTCACGTCGCTGCCACGTATCCGTTCGGAACGTCCAGCATTTGACGCGAACCACCCCGAACTATTGGAACTCGCGGGACACCCACGCGACTCCTACTCACTGCCAGCTAAGAACGAAGGAGCTTCTAAGTGA
- a CDS encoding quinone-dependent dihydroorotate dehydrogenase gives MYDFLFRNVLTHVDPERAHHMSMATLKALDTAGLGSYLAEMYGTAPDPVNVLGLQFPNRVGLAAGFDKNGSAIRALSRLGFGHIEVGTITAHSQPGNPKPRLFRLTDHRAILNRMGFNNDGARQAVFNIKSELKKLRVLPESRRPIVGINIGKTKVVPADDAVSDYATSARLLSPLADYLVINVSSPNTPGLRDLQAIDTLRPIVDAVRDEADTAVRNPRSTLGHVPLLVKIAPDLNDQDILEVADMCIDAGVDGLICTNTTINRDVLSGKDKELAQSEAGGISGRPVADRSVEVLRLIRAHTDALTLVSVGGIETAAHAHERLAAGASLVQGYTGMIYRGPGWASQITKGIRHA, from the coding sequence GTGTATGACTTCTTGTTTCGCAACGTCCTGACTCACGTCGACCCAGAGCGCGCACACCACATGAGCATGGCAACGCTCAAAGCGCTGGACACGGCAGGGCTTGGTTCGTATCTCGCCGAAATGTACGGGACTGCTCCCGATCCTGTGAACGTGCTTGGTCTCCAGTTCCCCAACCGTGTGGGTCTGGCGGCAGGATTCGACAAGAACGGAAGCGCGATCCGCGCGTTGTCCCGGTTGGGATTTGGCCACATCGAAGTGGGAACCATCACCGCCCACTCGCAGCCGGGCAACCCCAAACCACGCCTGTTTAGGCTCACGGATCACCGCGCGATCCTCAATCGCATGGGCTTTAACAACGATGGGGCGCGGCAAGCAGTCTTCAATATCAAATCCGAGCTCAAGAAGTTGCGAGTTCTGCCTGAGTCACGCCGGCCCATCGTTGGGATCAACATTGGAAAGACCAAAGTCGTTCCTGCAGATGACGCGGTGAGTGATTATGCGACATCGGCGCGGCTGTTGAGCCCGCTTGCGGACTACCTTGTTATTAATGTCAGTTCGCCCAACACCCCGGGATTACGGGACCTCCAAGCAATCGACACGTTGCGTCCAATTGTTGACGCTGTACGCGATGAAGCAGATACGGCTGTGCGCAACCCGCGCTCAACGCTAGGGCACGTACCGCTGCTGGTGAAGATCGCACCTGATCTGAACGACCAGGACATCTTGGAAGTCGCTGACATGTGCATTGACGCCGGGGTAGACGGTCTCATTTGCACAAACACCACCATTAACCGTGACGTTCTTTCCGGAAAGGACAAGGAACTGGCTCAATCAGAGGCCGGCGGCATCTCCGGTCGCCCCGTTGCTGACCGGTCCGTGGAAGTCCTTCGGCTCATCCGCGCGCACACGGATGCGCTCACGCTGGTATCCGTAGGCGGAATAGAAACTGCGGCCCACGCTCACGAGCGTCTGGCCGCAGGTGCGTCGCTGGTACAGGGCTACACGGGCATGATTTACCGTGGACCCGGCTGGGCGTCACAAATCACGAAGGGTATTCGCCACGCTTAA
- a CDS encoding cytochrome b, which yields MSNVQVTESKALQDSAKWIEARTGASVAVREFGRKIFPSHWSFMLGEVALYSFVILLISGTFLTLWFKPAMGETIYNGPFVPLKGVEMSEAYASTLAISFEIRGGLFIRQIHHWAALLFMAALSLHALRIYFTGAYRKPREINWMIGVALIAMGMAAGFTGYSLPDDLLSGNGLRIIDGLLKGIPLVGTYISFFLFGGEFPGVDIVSRLYMFHIMLVPAILIALIGVHLMFVVIHKHTQWPGAGHTNKNVVGEPVLPTFAAKGGGFFFLITALLTLISGLFTINAVWNYGPYDPSPVSAGTQPDWYIGWMDGYLRIIPGWFEFYIAGFPISFNIFSALLAAGVLFGGMIAWPFIEQWVTKDYREHHILDRPRNTPTRTALGVAVSIWYLNMWAAASGDLIAVMFHMSLNDMIYIFRILFFAGPVIGYIITKRVCLGLQRKDREIALHGRETGQIIRLPHGEYQERHEPLSPEKLWVLTSFESPKYIPAQPNEKGVITKAERNRAKLSKFFFEDRVAPVTKAELDAAHHDHAVEGKSDRNQLGK from the coding sequence ATGAGTAACGTTCAAGTGACCGAGTCGAAAGCACTCCAGGATTCAGCAAAATGGATCGAAGCGCGTACGGGCGCTTCAGTTGCAGTGCGCGAGTTTGGTCGTAAGATCTTCCCAAGCCACTGGTCTTTCATGTTGGGTGAAGTTGCTCTTTACAGCTTCGTCATCCTGCTGATCTCGGGTACGTTCCTGACGCTTTGGTTCAAGCCTGCAATGGGCGAAACAATTTACAACGGCCCATTCGTGCCACTTAAGGGTGTCGAGATGTCAGAAGCATATGCTTCGACGCTCGCAATCTCATTTGAGATTCGCGGTGGACTCTTCATCCGCCAGATCCACCACTGGGCAGCACTGCTGTTCATGGCGGCGCTGAGCTTGCACGCACTGCGTATCTACTTCACCGGTGCATACCGCAAGCCTCGTGAGATCAACTGGATGATCGGTGTCGCCCTGATCGCAATGGGTATGGCCGCCGGGTTCACGGGTTACTCGCTCCCTGACGACCTGCTTTCGGGTAACGGTCTCCGAATTATCGACGGTCTGCTCAAGGGTATTCCGCTGGTAGGTACGTACATCTCGTTCTTCCTGTTCGGTGGAGAGTTCCCAGGTGTCGACATTGTGTCCCGTCTGTACATGTTCCACATCATGCTGGTTCCGGCCATTCTTATTGCGCTGATCGGTGTCCACCTGATGTTCGTTGTGATCCACAAGCACACGCAGTGGCCTGGCGCTGGACACACCAACAAGAATGTTGTTGGTGAACCAGTTCTGCCAACGTTCGCTGCGAAGGGTGGAGGATTCTTCTTCCTCATCACAGCGCTTCTGACACTGATCTCGGGTCTGTTCACGATTAACGCAGTGTGGAACTACGGTCCATACGACCCCTCCCCTGTTTCGGCTGGTACGCAGCCTGACTGGTACATCGGATGGATGGACGGTTACCTACGTATTATTCCGGGCTGGTTCGAGTTCTACATTGCTGGATTCCCCATCAGCTTCAACATCTTCTCGGCCCTCTTGGCTGCGGGTGTGCTGTTCGGTGGAATGATCGCATGGCCATTCATTGAGCAGTGGGTGACCAAGGACTACCGTGAACACCACATTCTGGATCGTCCACGTAACACGCCTACGCGTACCGCTCTGGGTGTTGCCGTGTCGATCTGGTACCTCAACATGTGGGCCGCAGCGTCCGGTGACCTTATCGCAGTGATGTTCCACATGTCGCTGAACGACATGATTTACATCTTCCGTATCCTGTTCTTCGCTGGACCTGTCATCGGTTACATCATCACCAAACGTGTGTGCCTTGGACTGCAGCGTAAGGACCGCGAGATTGCGCTACACGGCCGTGAAACGGGTCAGATTATCCGTCTGCCACATGGTGAGTACCAGGAACGTCACGAACCACTGTCGCCTGAAAAGCTGTGGGTCCTGACTTCCTTCGAATCGCCTAAGTACATTCCGGCCCAGCCGAATGAAAAGGGCGTCATCACCAAGGCCGAGCGTAACCGTGCGAAGCTCTCAAAGTTCTTCTTCGAAGACCGGGTCGCACCAGTCACTAAGGCTGAACTTGACGCAGCGCACCATGACCACGCTGTTGAAGGTAAGAGCGACCGCAACCAACTCGGTAAGTGA
- a CDS encoding dipeptidase, translated as MTNNSHPAQAGPSDSNVSDTLTPENLRTALDAEFDHVLSQLSELVAIESVAWPAYDRRNVEKSAEVVAQMARELSFDSVEILTAQTPDGDDGYPAVVARKEAPEGRPTVVLYAHHDVQPTGDVALWQTEPFVATVKGDRMYGRGAADDKAGVMVHLAALKLLGDKLNVGVVLFIEGEEEAGSPSFNNFLHTYRDKLEGDVIVVADSGNWAERVPALTVSLRGMVALEFSLSTLKHSVHSGMYGGVVPDAGMAMIRLLGTLHNADGSVAVEGLVQSEDVASDYDEATIRRDSGVLDSTELIGSGPFSSRVWSKPALTVIGIDIPDVDHSSNTLQSSVRAKVSMRLAPGQDPQDALSKLKQHLKENVPFGSTLEFGPEESGAPWQANVDDPRVAVAKQAITDGFGADVVEMGLGGSIPFIADLLEVFPQASILVTGIEDPDTRAHSANESLFLPDFKSAIVSEALFLHRLGKSE; from the coding sequence ATGACTAACAACTCTCACCCTGCCCAGGCGGGTCCTTCAGATTCCAATGTTTCCGACACCCTGACCCCAGAGAACTTGCGCACGGCCCTCGATGCTGAGTTTGACCACGTGCTTTCTCAGCTCTCCGAGCTCGTGGCTATCGAATCCGTCGCATGGCCGGCCTATGACCGTCGCAATGTGGAAAAGAGCGCCGAGGTCGTTGCCCAGATGGCGCGCGAACTGTCGTTCGACTCGGTTGAGATTCTCACCGCGCAAACACCCGACGGTGATGACGGCTACCCAGCTGTTGTTGCGCGGAAAGAAGCACCAGAAGGTCGCCCCACTGTCGTTTTGTACGCTCACCACGATGTTCAACCAACCGGCGATGTGGCGCTGTGGCAGACCGAACCGTTCGTGGCAACCGTAAAGGGCGACCGCATGTATGGGCGTGGCGCAGCCGATGACAAGGCCGGCGTCATGGTCCACCTCGCTGCGCTGAAGCTTCTGGGTGACAAACTCAATGTGGGAGTCGTCCTTTTCATCGAGGGAGAAGAAGAGGCGGGCTCGCCGAGCTTCAACAACTTCCTGCACACGTACCGCGACAAGCTCGAAGGCGACGTTATCGTCGTAGCCGACTCGGGCAACTGGGCGGAACGCGTTCCTGCGCTGACCGTGAGCCTGCGTGGAATGGTGGCGCTCGAGTTCTCACTCAGCACCCTGAAGCACTCGGTCCACTCTGGTATGTACGGAGGCGTTGTCCCTGACGCAGGTATGGCTATGATCCGTCTGCTGGGAACGCTCCACAACGCAGACGGATCCGTTGCGGTTGAGGGACTCGTTCAGAGCGAAGACGTCGCAAGCGACTATGACGAAGCGACCATTCGTAGGGACTCCGGTGTTCTCGACAGTACAGAACTCATTGGTTCCGGTCCGTTCTCAAGTCGCGTGTGGTCCAAGCCTGCGCTCACTGTGATCGGCATCGACATTCCTGATGTAGACCACTCGTCGAACACTTTGCAATCATCTGTGCGCGCCAAGGTTTCCATGCGGTTAGCTCCGGGCCAGGACCCGCAGGACGCTTTGTCAAAGCTTAAGCAGCACCTGAAGGAAAACGTTCCATTCGGTTCCACGCTCGAGTTTGGCCCAGAGGAGTCGGGCGCACCGTGGCAGGCGAACGTGGACGACCCTCGCGTCGCCGTTGCAAAACAGGCGATCACCGACGGTTTTGGTGCAGACGTCGTCGAAATGGGACTCGGAGGGTCGATTCCGTTCATTGCCGACCTCCTAGAGGTTTTCCCTCAAGCTTCGATTTTGGTCACCGGCATCGAGGACCCAGACACGCGTGCTCACAGCGCCAACGAGTCGTTGTTCTTGCCGGACTTTAAATCGGCTATCGTGTCTGAAGCTCTATTCCTGCACCGTTTGGGAAAATCCGAGTAA
- a CDS encoding cytochrome c oxidase subunit 4, with product MKSAGWIMLTTAFFFIPVGIVYGFLTNFEEMVGFPALVVTGLMSIMVGGYILLHHKSIGAQPQDNEAGEISDEAYEYGFYSPWSWWPLVLATGAAIMFVGVAVGFWIMPFGAVISLVGLIGLVYEYDRGDHAH from the coding sequence GTGAAATCAGCCGGATGGATCATGCTGACCACTGCGTTCTTCTTCATTCCAGTGGGTATTGTGTACGGGTTCCTCACCAACTTCGAAGAGATGGTTGGGTTCCCAGCGCTCGTCGTGACCGGCCTCATGTCGATCATGGTTGGTGGCTACATTCTCTTGCACCACAAGAGCATTGGAGCCCAGCCGCAGGACAATGAGGCTGGCGAGATCTCGGATGAAGCCTACGAGTACGGCTTCTACAGCCCGTGGTCGTGGTGGCCACTGGTTCTCGCAACCGGTGCGGCGATTATGTTCGTCGGAGTAGCGGTTGGATTCTGGATCATGCCATTCGGAGCAGTGATCTCTCTTGTTGGTCTGATTGGCCTTGTCTACGAGTACGATCGTGGTGATCACGCCCACTAA
- the coxB gene encoding cytochrome c oxidase subunit II: MDSPNQPVRKSGARWAKRVGVLGGLASTVLLAGCTKEQWEVGFFPPESKGATSHTDHYISLWNGSWIALLAVGAITWGLMLFCIIAFRRRKNDRGLPVQVQYNMPVEILYTVLPIILVVGFFFATVNTLDKTVYDDTPGEVKVEVVGKQWAWDFNYLTENAYYDGKQVNLDGTEQPGIDAPTLYLPSNTDVEIELRSRDVIHSFWIPAFLEKRDMIPGRVETLHLRMEKEGEYLGKCAELCGEFHAEMIFNVKVVSLDEYKAYTEKLKAEGNEGRLGPELDRTEWYKNPYTKEGEK; encoded by the coding sequence GTGGATTCTCCGAATCAGCCAGTACGCAAGTCTGGCGCACGCTGGGCTAAGCGAGTTGGTGTTTTAGGCGGACTCGCCAGCACGGTGCTTCTCGCCGGTTGTACAAAGGAACAGTGGGAGGTTGGATTCTTCCCACCAGAGTCAAAGGGTGCAACTAGCCACACCGACCACTACATTTCACTGTGGAACGGAAGCTGGATCGCATTGCTCGCCGTGGGTGCTATCACCTGGGGACTCATGCTGTTCTGCATCATCGCTTTCCGCCGTCGCAAGAACGACCGCGGTCTGCCAGTTCAGGTGCAGTACAACATGCCGGTGGAAATCTTGTACACCGTACTTCCGATCATTCTGGTTGTGGGCTTCTTCTTCGCAACCGTCAACACCCTCGACAAGACCGTCTACGACGACACGCCTGGCGAGGTGAAAGTCGAAGTCGTTGGTAAGCAGTGGGCGTGGGACTTCAACTACCTCACTGAAAATGCGTACTACGATGGCAAGCAGGTCAACCTCGACGGTACCGAGCAACCCGGAATCGACGCACCGACGCTGTATCTCCCATCTAACACTGACGTTGAGATCGAGCTTCGCTCTCGTGACGTTATCCACTCGTTCTGGATTCCTGCGTTCCTCGAAAAGCGCGACATGATTCCTGGGCGTGTTGAAACACTTCACCTTCGTATGGAGAAAGAAGGGGAGTACCTCGGAAAATGTGCTGAACTCTGTGGTGAGTTCCACGCAGAAATGATTTTCAACGTCAAGGTTGTTTCCCTTGACGAATACAAGGCGTACACCGAAAAGCTTAAGGCTGAAGGAAATGAGGGTCGCCTCGGACCAGAGCTGGACCGTACCGAATGGTACAAGAACCCTTACACCAAGGAAGGGGAGAAGTAA
- a CDS encoding ubiquinol-cytochrome c reductase iron-sulfur subunit produces the protein MTSKNLTGTTGQLEQVNGFENPGLPEHKPRLVDSDSGAAKVAERQIAMWFLASMVGTIWFIVSYFLFPLDGSMEALRLQNTMLGLGATLALAGIGIGIVLWAKNLITDVEVVEDRHRIAGSEEDQAIALEILNQAKEESGIARRPLLRNMLITAVAIAPLPAVLVLRDLGPLPGNKLFETLWGPGVRLIQDPGGIPHEGAERPIKLADVTIGSAFHVLPEGIAKSGHPLNEKAKAAVLLMRVDPRELKTDPAKEDWGIDGVVAYSKICTHVGCPVALYEHQTHHLLCPCHQSTFDVTNHCKVVFGPAKRPLPQLPITVDSEGYLVAQRDFPEPVGPTFWEIHTRETETE, from the coding sequence ATGACCTCGAAGAATTTGACTGGCACAACAGGCCAGCTGGAGCAGGTGAATGGGTTTGAGAACCCAGGACTGCCTGAACACAAGCCGCGCCTTGTAGACAGTGACTCAGGTGCTGCGAAGGTAGCTGAACGGCAGATTGCCATGTGGTTCCTGGCCTCCATGGTTGGAACCATTTGGTTCATCGTGTCGTACTTCCTGTTCCCGCTCGACGGGAGCATGGAGGCACTGCGACTGCAGAACACCATGCTTGGCTTGGGTGCGACACTCGCACTTGCCGGTATCGGTATTGGAATTGTTCTTTGGGCTAAGAACCTGATCACGGACGTTGAGGTGGTTGAAGACCGCCACCGCATCGCTGGGTCCGAAGAAGACCAGGCGATCGCACTGGAGATCCTCAACCAGGCCAAGGAAGAATCGGGCATCGCACGTCGCCCACTTCTGCGCAACATGCTCATCACTGCGGTAGCGATCGCTCCCCTGCCTGCTGTGCTTGTTTTGCGCGACCTCGGTCCACTTCCAGGAAACAAACTGTTTGAAACCCTGTGGGGACCAGGCGTTCGTCTGATCCAGGACCCGGGCGGTATTCCTCACGAAGGTGCCGAGCGTCCGATCAAGCTTGCTGACGTCACCATCGGTTCGGCTTTCCACGTTCTGCCAGAAGGTATCGCAAAGTCCGGTCACCCGCTGAACGAGAAGGCTAAAGCAGCGGTTCTCCTGATGCGCGTTGACCCACGCGAACTCAAGACGGACCCAGCTAAGGAAGACTGGGGTATTGACGGAGTAGTCGCATACTCCAAGATTTGTACTCACGTGGGTTGCCCAGTTGCTCTGTACGAGCACCAGACACACCACTTGCTGTGCCCATGCCACCAGTCGACCTTCGACGTGACAAACCACTGCAAGGTGGTCTTCGGCCCTGCAAAGCGCCCACTTCCACAGCTCCCGATTACGGTCGACAGCGAAGGGTATCTCGTTGCACAGCGCGACTTCCCTGAACCAGTCGGACCGACCTTCTGGGAGATCCACACGAGGGAGACTGAGACTGAATGA